A DNA window from Maribellus comscasis contains the following coding sequences:
- a CDS encoding Crp/Fnr family transcriptional regulator, whose translation MPDLLKDFINRYITLSENDWNDIKREFQKKIFSKDEIILQEGKVCHHFYFFERGLIRFFCNIDGEDITKTFALAPYCFTSKISFRNQSPANESIQALEETVVWEISYQQYKQLEKINSWNIFMRKLLNEIQEFTEKLMLDSKVLTAEKRYEILQETYPAELLQKIPLKHLASFLGIAPQSLSRIRNNLHQSRKS comes from the coding sequence ATGCCAGACCTTTTAAAAGACTTCATAAACCGATACATCACCCTTTCAGAAAACGACTGGAACGATATCAAAAGAGAATTTCAAAAAAAAATTTTCAGTAAAGACGAAATTATACTTCAGGAAGGAAAAGTGTGTCATCATTTCTATTTCTTTGAACGGGGACTGATTCGCTTTTTTTGCAACATCGACGGAGAAGATATTACTAAAACCTTTGCCTTGGCGCCTTATTGTTTTACATCAAAAATCAGCTTCCGCAACCAAAGTCCTGCCAACGAAAGTATTCAGGCACTTGAAGAAACTGTGGTTTGGGAAATCAGTTACCAACAATACAAACAACTGGAAAAAATAAATTCGTGGAACATTTTTATGCGCAAACTTTTAAATGAGATACAGGAATTTACCGAAAAACTGATGCTCGATTCAAAAGTTCTAACCGCCGAAAAAAGATATGAAATTTTACAAGAGACCTATCCCGCTGAACTGCTGCAAAAAATTCCGTTAAAGCATCTGGCTTCTTTTTTGGGAATTGCCCCCCAGTCCTTAAGTCGCATTCGAAATAATTTACATCAAAGCAGAAAAAGTTAA